The following proteins are co-located in the Spirosoma montaniterrae genome:
- the gltB gene encoding glutamate synthase large subunit encodes MSDQVDQPTVRQEPLHQGLYRSEFEHDNCGIGFIAHIKGRKSHRIVSDALQMLRRMEHRGAVGSEANSGDGAGLLIQIPHEFFLDETRKLGVHLPAAGEYGVGMVYFPKDVWLREECRAILNRKMKRLGLELLCYRVVPVNNGDLGAGSRSAEPQMEQVFIKRPADITNTDDFERKLYILRNYSTRIINETVTDVNNFYFSSLSCRTITYKGQLTTLQLEPYFPDLQHEDVVSALGVVHSRFSTNTFPSWKLAQPFRYIAHNGEINTVKGNVNWMKAAEGLLESSKFTKEEMDMLLPICDPKQSDSANLDNAIELLVMSGRSLPHVMMMLIPEAWDGNAHMDPARRAFYEFHAALIEPWDGPASISFTDGRIVGATLDRNGLRPSRFWVTNDDIVIMASEVGVLDIDPVKVVKKGRLQPGKMFLVDMEQGRIVADEEIKEQMSSRQPYQTWLDENKIRISDLEAPIRSYNPYDPAKLLRMQQAFGFTSEDLRMILAPMVETGKEALGSMGVDVPLAVLSEQSQHMSHYFKQLFAQVTNPPIDSIRERAIMSLISFVGATYNLLSESPEHCRQVELDQPVLTTPEFDKLRFIDKPKFQAKTINCLFTADGNGKSLERALDRICRYAEDAIQDGYSILVLSDRSIDSSHAPIPSLLSTSAIHHHLIRQGLRGKVGILVEAGDVWETHHVATLIGYGASGVNPYMAFETIANMREKGLLAVEYDLDKLYKNYIKAVNGELLKIFSKMGISTLQSYQGAMIFECLGLNADVVNRYFTGTVSRIGGMGLDEIAREILVRHCVAFPPVPVANPRLEVGGIYQWKQRGEKHIFNPDTIHLLQQSTKKNDYQLFKKYSKLIDDQTQKAITLRGLMKFKRGTPVSIDEVEPIESIFKRFATGAMSFGSISWEAHTTLAIAMNRIGGKSNSGEGGEDELRYTPLANGDSLNSAIKQVASGRFGVTSYYLTNAQELQIKMAQGAKPGEGGQLPGFKVDDWIGRTRHSTPGVGLISPPPHHDIYSIEDLAQLISDLKNANRAARISVKLVSEAGVGTIAAGVAKAHADHILISGHDGGTGASPLSSIRHAGLPWELGLAEAHQTLVKNKLRGRVTVQTDGQMRTGRDLAIAALLGAEEFGVATAALVATGCIMMRKCHLNTCPVGVATQNKELRALFTGKPEHVVNMFTFLAMELREIMAELGFRTVNEMVGQSQMLELRSDLAHWKHKNVNFDALLYKEPTNLDVALYKQEEQNHELEHVLDRKLIELAKPALDAAESVYGEFTVQNIDRSIGTMLSNEISKVYGGPGLPESTIHVKLRGTAGQSFGAFATGGIKLELEGDANDYFGKGLCGAQLIVYPDRTATFKPEENSIVGNVSFYGATSGEAFIRGMAGERFCVRNSGAKVVVEGVGDHGLEYMTGGLAVILGQTGRNFAAGMSGGVAYVWDQDGSFASKVNPEMVTLEPLNDEDRSIVREYVDKHFQYTTSNVALALIQDWDARIGQFVKVMPEDFRKALAGRGIALSEQIRDKNVVYQDITVDVTQG; translated from the coding sequence TCTCGGCGCAGGATCGCGGTCGGCAGAGCCACAGATGGAACAGGTGTTTATTAAACGCCCGGCAGACATTACCAATACCGACGATTTCGAGCGTAAACTTTATATTCTTCGTAACTATAGTACTCGCATTATCAACGAGACCGTAACCGATGTCAACAACTTTTACTTCTCGTCGCTATCGTGCCGTACCATTACCTATAAAGGGCAGCTTACAACGTTACAATTAGAACCGTACTTCCCGGATTTGCAGCATGAAGACGTGGTTTCGGCTCTTGGTGTAGTACACTCGCGCTTTTCGACCAATACGTTTCCCTCGTGGAAACTGGCGCAGCCGTTCCGCTACATCGCTCACAACGGGGAGATTAATACCGTTAAGGGCAATGTAAACTGGATGAAAGCCGCCGAAGGGCTGCTTGAATCGAGCAAGTTTACGAAAGAGGAGATGGACATGCTGCTGCCCATCTGCGACCCCAAACAATCAGACTCGGCCAACCTCGACAATGCTATTGAATTGCTTGTCATGAGTGGCCGGTCACTGCCACACGTGATGATGATGCTGATTCCCGAAGCCTGGGACGGCAACGCACACATGGACCCCGCCCGGCGGGCATTCTATGAATTTCACGCAGCCCTGATTGAACCCTGGGATGGCCCCGCGTCGATTTCATTCACGGATGGTCGCATCGTCGGTGCTACCCTCGACCGCAATGGCTTGCGTCCGTCGCGCTTCTGGGTCACGAACGACGATATCGTGATTATGGCTTCGGAAGTGGGTGTGCTGGACATTGACCCTGTCAAAGTAGTCAAAAAAGGCCGTTTGCAGCCTGGCAAAATGTTCCTCGTTGATATGGAACAGGGTCGGATTGTGGCCGACGAAGAGATTAAAGAGCAGATGAGTTCCCGTCAGCCCTATCAAACCTGGCTTGATGAGAACAAGATCAGAATCTCGGACCTCGAAGCCCCCATCCGGTCGTACAACCCGTATGATCCGGCCAAACTGCTGCGGATGCAACAGGCGTTCGGCTTCACGTCGGAAGATTTGCGGATGATTCTGGCTCCAATGGTCGAAACGGGCAAGGAAGCTCTCGGTTCGATGGGCGTCGACGTGCCGCTGGCTGTGCTGTCGGAACAGAGTCAGCACATGAGCCATTATTTCAAGCAGTTGTTTGCGCAGGTAACGAACCCGCCCATCGACTCGATTCGGGAGCGGGCCATCATGTCGTTGATTTCGTTCGTCGGTGCTACCTACAACCTGTTGAGCGAATCGCCCGAACACTGCCGGCAGGTCGAACTCGATCAGCCCGTGCTTACTACGCCGGAGTTCGACAAGTTACGGTTTATCGACAAGCCTAAGTTTCAGGCTAAAACCATCAACTGCCTGTTTACGGCTGATGGTAACGGCAAATCGCTCGAACGCGCCCTCGACCGCATCTGCCGCTATGCTGAAGATGCCATTCAGGACGGCTACTCGATTCTGGTATTGTCGGATCGGTCCATTGATTCGAGCCACGCGCCAATTCCGTCGCTGCTGTCAACCTCAGCCATTCACCACCACCTCATCCGGCAGGGTCTGCGGGGTAAAGTGGGCATTCTGGTCGAAGCGGGCGACGTTTGGGAAACACACCACGTTGCCACGCTGATTGGCTACGGCGCATCGGGCGTGAACCCGTACATGGCCTTCGAGACCATCGCCAACATGAGGGAAAAAGGGCTATTGGCGGTTGAGTACGACCTCGATAAACTCTACAAAAACTACATCAAGGCCGTTAATGGCGAGTTGCTCAAAATCTTCTCCAAGATGGGCATTTCGACCCTGCAATCGTATCAGGGAGCCATGATTTTCGAGTGCCTCGGCCTCAATGCCGACGTAGTGAACCGCTACTTTACGGGTACCGTGTCGCGCATTGGCGGTATGGGATTAGACGAAATTGCCCGCGAGATTTTAGTGCGGCATTGCGTGGCTTTCCCGCCCGTTCCGGTGGCAAACCCACGGCTGGAAGTAGGTGGGATTTACCAGTGGAAACAACGGGGCGAAAAGCATATTTTTAACCCCGATACTATTCACCTGCTCCAACAATCGACCAAAAAGAACGACTACCAGTTGTTCAAAAAATACAGCAAACTTATTGACGATCAGACGCAGAAAGCCATTACGTTACGTGGCCTGATGAAGTTCAAAAGAGGTACGCCCGTCTCTATCGACGAGGTCGAACCCATTGAAAGCATCTTCAAACGGTTTGCTACGGGGGCTATGTCGTTCGGATCGATTTCGTGGGAAGCACACACCACGCTCGCCATTGCCATGAACCGTATCGGTGGCAAGAGCAACTCCGGCGAAGGCGGTGAAGACGAACTGCGCTACACCCCGCTTGCCAACGGCGACAGCCTGAACTCGGCCATCAAACAGGTGGCATCGGGTCGGTTTGGCGTTACAAGCTACTACCTGACCAACGCGCAGGAGTTGCAGATTAAAATGGCGCAGGGTGCCAAGCCCGGCGAAGGTGGTCAACTGCCCGGCTTTAAAGTTGACGACTGGATTGGCCGGACGCGCCACAGTACGCCCGGCGTGGGTCTGATTTCGCCCCCACCCCACCACGATATTTATTCCATCGAAGATTTGGCGCAGCTAATCTCCGACCTCAAAAACGCGAACCGGGCGGCCCGTATCAGCGTCAAATTGGTGTCGGAAGCGGGCGTTGGCACCATTGCCGCCGGCGTTGCCAAAGCCCATGCCGACCATATTCTGATTTCGGGCCATGATGGTGGAACGGGAGCCTCGCCCCTGTCAAGCATCCGGCACGCGGGTTTGCCCTGGGAACTGGGCCTGGCCGAAGCGCACCAAACGCTGGTGAAAAATAAGCTGCGGGGCCGTGTAACGGTGCAAACCGATGGGCAGATGCGGACAGGCCGCGACCTGGCTATTGCGGCTCTGCTCGGTGCCGAAGAGTTTGGCGTAGCCACGGCGGCATTGGTCGCTACGGGCTGTATTATGATGCGGAAGTGTCACCTGAACACTTGCCCCGTTGGCGTGGCAACGCAAAACAAAGAGCTACGTGCCCTGTTTACGGGCAAGCCCGAACACGTGGTGAATATGTTTACGTTTCTGGCAATGGAACTGCGCGAGATTATGGCCGAACTGGGTTTCCGCACCGTAAACGAGATGGTTGGTCAGTCGCAAATGCTTGAACTCCGCTCCGATCTGGCGCACTGGAAACACAAAAACGTTAATTTCGACGCCCTGCTGTATAAAGAGCCGACCAACCTCGACGTGGCACTGTACAAGCAGGAAGAACAAAACCACGAACTCGAACACGTACTCGACCGCAAACTAATTGAACTGGCGAAACCCGCGCTCGACGCTGCGGAGTCGGTCTACGGCGAGTTTACGGTGCAAAATATCGACCGGAGCATTGGCACGATGCTCTCGAACGAAATCTCGAAAGTGTATGGTGGTCCGGGTCTGCCCGAAAGCACGATTCATGTCAAGCTGCGCGGCACGGCGGGCCAAAGTTTCGGCGCGTTTGCAACAGGCGGTATTAAACTCGAACTCGAAGGCGATGCGAACGACTATTTCGGCAAAGGGCTGTGCGGGGCGCAACTGATTGTGTATCCCGACCGAACAGCTACGTTTAAACCCGAAGAAAACAGCATCGTTGGCAACGTTTCGTTTTATGGCGCAACGTCGGGCGAAGCGTTTATTCGGGGCATGGCGGGCGAGCGGTTCTGCGTCCGCAACTCCGGCGCAAAAGTTGTGGTCGAAGGTGTAGGTGATCACGGTCTGGAATACATGACGGGTGGTTTGGCCGTTATTTTGGGACAAACCGGGCGCAACTTCGCGGCTGGGATGTCGGGCGGAGTGGCTTACGTCTGGGATCAGGACGGAAGTTTCGCGAGTAAGGTCAATCCCGAAATGGTGACGCTGGAGCCACTGAACGACGAGGACCGGAGCATTGTGCGCGAGTATGTCGATAAGCATTTCCAGTACACGACGAGCAACGTTGCCCTCGCGCTGATTCAGGACTGGGACGCCCGTATTGGTCAGTTTGTGAAGGTTATGCCCGAAGACTTCCGCAAGGCACTGGCCGGTCGCGGCATCGCCCTGTCTGAACAGATTCGCGACAAAAACGTGGTCTATCAGGACATTACGGTGGATGTGACGCAGGGGTGA
- a CDS encoding DUF2442 domain-containing protein: MTSLENNIVDKPATDPVDQLILERGLRIKQLFFSVEMDRMLILLTNGNVLNLRLSQYERLKNATSVQLLQYSLIGNGIAVSWDELDEDLSLKGFIKQAALTNAVRQLEVAV; encoded by the coding sequence ATGACTTCTTTGGAAAATAACATCGTTGACAAACCAGCGACCGATCCGGTGGACCAGTTAATTTTAGAAAGAGGGCTTCGTATTAAACAGCTTTTCTTCAGCGTAGAGATGGATCGAATGCTGATACTATTAACAAATGGCAACGTGCTGAATTTGAGGCTTTCACAGTATGAAAGACTTAAAAATGCTACTTCCGTTCAATTGCTTCAGTATTCGTTGATTGGCAACGGTATTGCTGTTAGTTGGGATGAACTGGATGAGGATTTATCACTGAAAGGATTCATCAAACAAGCAGCGTTGACTAATGCGGTAAGACAACTGGAAGTTGCTGTTTGA
- a CDS encoding DUF29 domain-containing protein, with protein sequence MKNWEDITSTSELLAAQEIKQSFDAGDLADVEYGLNQLIETMARSERRALKSQLIRLMMHVIKWKVQPEKRSKSWLLTILNARFEIAELREFTPSLNEDVIQAIWEAALKQARTEANIDTDLPTNHVELTWEDVFDTKYTL encoded by the coding sequence ATGAAAAATTGGGAAGACATAACATCGACTTCCGAGTTGCTGGCCGCGCAGGAAATCAAACAATCGTTCGATGCCGGCGACCTGGCCGACGTTGAATACGGCCTAAATCAGCTAATTGAAACCATGGCGCGTTCGGAGCGACGAGCGTTGAAGAGTCAGCTTATCCGGCTAATGATGCACGTAATAAAATGGAAGGTTCAACCCGAAAAGCGGTCAAAAAGTTGGTTGCTCACAATTCTTAATGCCCGCTTCGAAATTGCCGAACTCCGTGAATTTACTCCATCACTGAACGAAGACGTTATTCAGGCAATTTGGGAAGCAGCCTTGAAGCAGGCCCGCACCGAAGCCAATATTGACACTGACCTGCCGACCAACCACGTTGAGTTAACCTGGGAAGACGTATTTGACACAAAGTACACGCTGTAA
- a CDS encoding glutamate synthase subunit beta, with amino-acid sequence MGKPTGFLEFTRELPKKRDPQQRIHDYKEIEMPFSEQDSQRQAARCMDCGTPFCHSGCPLGNIIPEFNDAVYEQNWGYAYEILASTNNFPEFTGRICPAPCEASCVLGINKPPVAIEFIEKSIAEVAFERGHVVPKPPKVRTGKTVAVVGSGPAGLAAAAQLNKAGHTVTVFERADQIGGLLRYGIPDFKLEKWTIDRRLAVMEAEGIIFKPGVNVGVDIKANTLLNDFDLIMLTGGSTVPRDLPIPGRDLKGIYPAMEFLSQQNKRVAGLFVQVDHRGETYGDGDIFATGKNVVVIGGGDTGSDCVGTSNRHGAASVTQIELMPMPPKERADSTPWPNWPMMLRTSTSHEEGCERHWSINTKAFIGDEEGNLKALRLVDLTWENRDGRMQMVELPGSERDIPCELALLAAGFLHPQHNGLLDDLGVEYDERGNVKATNYQTTTNPKVFAAGDMRRGQSLVVWAISEGREAARAADCYLMGESLLEAKAVSLIEVA; translated from the coding sequence ATGGGAAAACCGACCGGATTTTTAGAATTCACGCGCGAACTGCCAAAGAAGCGCGACCCGCAACAGCGGATTCACGACTACAAAGAAATTGAGATGCCGTTCTCGGAGCAGGACTCCCAGCGGCAGGCAGCCCGTTGCATGGACTGCGGCACGCCGTTTTGCCACAGCGGCTGTCCGCTTGGCAACATCATCCCCGAGTTCAACGACGCCGTGTATGAGCAGAACTGGGGTTATGCTTATGAAATTCTGGCGAGTACCAATAACTTCCCGGAGTTTACGGGCCGCATCTGCCCCGCACCCTGCGAAGCAAGTTGTGTGCTGGGCATTAACAAACCGCCCGTCGCCATCGAGTTCATCGAAAAGTCGATTGCCGAAGTGGCGTTCGAGCGTGGGCACGTGGTGCCGAAGCCGCCCAAAGTACGCACCGGCAAAACAGTTGCCGTGGTTGGTTCGGGTCCGGCGGGGCTGGCGGCTGCGGCCCAACTCAACAAGGCCGGGCATACCGTAACAGTGTTTGAGCGGGCCGATCAGATTGGCGGGCTGCTGCGCTACGGCATTCCCGATTTCAAACTCGAAAAGTGGACTATCGACCGCCGATTGGCCGTGATGGAAGCCGAAGGGATTATCTTCAAACCAGGCGTCAACGTAGGCGTGGACATCAAAGCCAACACACTGCTGAACGATTTTGACCTCATAATGCTGACAGGTGGCTCGACCGTACCACGCGACCTGCCCATTCCGGGCCGCGATCTGAAAGGCATTTACCCGGCGATGGAGTTTTTGAGTCAGCAAAACAAGCGCGTAGCCGGGCTGTTTGTTCAGGTCGATCACCGGGGCGAAACCTACGGCGATGGCGATATTTTCGCGACGGGTAAAAACGTAGTGGTCATTGGCGGGGGCGACACGGGTTCCGACTGCGTGGGCACCTCGAACCGGCACGGTGCCGCGAGTGTGACGCAGATTGAGCTGATGCCGATGCCGCCCAAAGAACGCGCTGACAGCACCCCCTGGCCCAACTGGCCTATGATGCTACGCACCAGCACCAGCCACGAAGAGGGTTGTGAACGCCACTGGAGCATCAATACGAAGGCGTTTATTGGCGATGAAGAGGGCAATCTGAAAGCCCTCCGCTTAGTTGACCTGACGTGGGAAAACCGCGATGGTCGTATGCAGATGGTTGAACTGCCCGGCTCTGAACGCGACATTCCCTGCGAGTTGGCTCTGTTAGCGGCTGGCTTCCTCCACCCGCAACACAACGGTCTGCTCGATGATCTGGGCGTGGAGTACGACGAGCGCGGCAATGTAAAAGCAACTAATTATCAGACTACTACGAACCCTAAGGTATTTGCCGCTGGCGACATGCGCCGGGGTCAGTCGCTGGTCGTGTGGGCTATTTCAGAAGGTCGCGAAGCCGCCCGTGCCGCCGACTGCTACCTCATGGGCGAAAGCCTGCTCGAAGCGAAAGCCGTGTCGCTGATCGAAGTGGCGTAG
- a CDS encoding DUF4160 domain-containing protein: MPKLYEYLGIAFYFYANEHLPIHVHARYEQYETIFELIYEDGTLIDVQQRKSGSGPVLPAKKRKEAEKFVRAYYDKITEKWEAFFILKKEITAERITQKL; encoded by the coding sequence ATGCCTAAACTATACGAATACCTGGGTATCGCTTTTTACTTTTACGCAAATGAGCATTTGCCTATTCACGTTCACGCCAGGTATGAGCAGTACGAGACCATTTTTGAACTCATCTATGAAGATGGTACGTTGATAGATGTGCAGCAACGAAAGTCGGGAAGCGGCCCGGTATTGCCTGCTAAAAAGCGAAAAGAAGCCGAGAAGTTCGTTAGGGCATATTACGACAAAATCACAGAAAAATGGGAAGCGTTCTTCATTCTGAAAAAAGAAATAACCGCCGAGCGAATCACGCAAAAACTGTGA
- a CDS encoding DUF2442 domain-containing protein — MKYIRVTEARHIGDYKVLIRFNDNTEQTIDFGPFLYEHPHPQYNRYRDLALFKTFTVEMGNLVWGENWDLIFPVEELHRGILKA; from the coding sequence GTGAAATATATCCGGGTCACGGAGGCCCGGCACATCGGTGATTATAAGGTATTGATCCGTTTCAACGACAACACCGAGCAAACGATTGACTTTGGCCCGTTTCTCTACGAACATCCGCACCCGCAATATAATCGCTACCGCGACCTTGCCCTTTTCAAAACATTTACCGTTGAGATGGGCAACTTGGTTTGGGGCGAAAACTGGGATTTGATTTTTCCGGTTGAGGAGTTGCATAGGGGAATACTGAAGGCGTAG
- a CDS encoding glutamine--tRNA ligase/YqeY domain fusion protein, with product MTEATNESSTERSLNFIEQIVEDDIASGKHGGRVHTRFPPEPNGYLHIGHAKSICLNFGLADKYEGQTNLRFDDTNPVTEDTEYVDSIKNDVRWLGFEWENEFYASDYFEQLYQFAEKLIQKGLAYVDDSTAEEIAEQKGSPDKPGTESPYRNRPVAENLDLFRQMRAGEFPDGAKVLRAKVDMTSPNMQLRDPVIYRIKHAHHHRTGDAWCIYPMYDFAHGQSDSIEHITHSICTLEFVAHRPLYDWFIEQLAIFPSRQYEFARLNLTYTVMSKRKLKLLVEEGHVSGWDDPRMPTIAGLRRRGYTPGSIREFCDRIGVAKRDNLIDVGLLEFCIREELNRTAPRVMAVLAGGRPDEQPLKLVITNYEEGREEIMRIENNPEDPSAGEREVPFSREVYIERDDFMENPPKKYFRLFPGGMVRLKGAYIVKCEEVIKNDADEITELRCTYIPESRSGSDTSGINVKGTIHWVSVPHAVEADVRLYDRLFSVENPAADDRGFKELLNPNSLEVVRAFVEPALVEATRSGSLTNVQFMRKGYFVLDVDSTTNRPVFNRTVTLKDGWAKEQKKG from the coding sequence ATGACCGAAGCCACCAATGAATCCTCGACCGAAAGGTCTCTGAACTTCATCGAACAAATTGTTGAAGACGATATTGCCAGCGGTAAGCACGGTGGGCGCGTACACACACGCTTCCCGCCCGAACCCAACGGCTACCTGCATATCGGCCATGCTAAGTCGATTTGCCTGAACTTCGGTCTTGCCGACAAATACGAGGGGCAAACGAATCTCCGTTTCGACGATACCAACCCCGTTACCGAAGATACCGAGTACGTTGATTCCATCAAGAACGACGTGCGTTGGTTAGGCTTTGAGTGGGAAAACGAGTTCTACGCGTCCGACTATTTCGAGCAACTCTATCAGTTTGCTGAAAAGCTGATTCAGAAGGGATTAGCCTACGTTGACGATTCGACTGCTGAGGAAATTGCCGAACAGAAAGGCTCGCCCGACAAACCTGGAACCGAAAGCCCGTACCGGAATCGGCCCGTTGCTGAAAATCTCGACCTGTTCCGGCAAATGCGGGCGGGTGAGTTTCCCGACGGAGCCAAAGTGCTGCGGGCGAAGGTAGACATGACTTCGCCCAACATGCAACTGCGCGACCCGGTCATCTACCGTATCAAACACGCGCACCACCACCGCACAGGCGACGCCTGGTGCATTTACCCGATGTACGATTTCGCCCACGGGCAGTCGGATAGTATTGAACACATTACGCACTCGATCTGTACGCTGGAGTTTGTAGCGCACCGGCCTCTGTACGACTGGTTTATCGAACAGTTAGCCATTTTCCCCTCGCGTCAGTACGAATTTGCCCGGCTCAACCTGACTTATACGGTCATGAGCAAACGCAAGCTGAAACTGCTGGTGGAAGAAGGCCACGTTAGCGGCTGGGACGATCCGCGTATGCCGACTATTGCGGGCCTTCGCCGGCGCGGTTATACACCCGGCAGCATCCGCGAGTTCTGTGACCGCATCGGCGTTGCCAAACGCGACAACCTGATTGATGTGGGGCTGCTGGAGTTCTGCATCCGCGAAGAACTGAACCGCACCGCCCCCCGCGTAATGGCCGTGCTGGCGGGTGGCCGCCCCGACGAGCAGCCATTGAAACTCGTGATTACGAATTATGAGGAGGGCCGCGAGGAAATTATGCGCATCGAAAATAACCCCGAAGACCCGTCGGCAGGGGAGCGCGAAGTGCCGTTTAGCCGGGAAGTGTACATCGAGCGCGACGATTTCATGGAGAACCCGCCGAAGAAATACTTCCGGCTGTTTCCGGGCGGCATGGTGCGCTTGAAAGGTGCGTATATCGTTAAATGCGAGGAGGTTATCAAAAACGACGCGGACGAGATTACCGAACTGCGCTGCACCTATATTCCCGAAAGTCGCAGTGGTTCTGATACCTCCGGCATTAATGTAAAAGGCACCATTCACTGGGTATCCGTACCGCACGCTGTTGAAGCCGACGTGCGACTTTACGACCGGCTTTTCTCAGTCGAAAACCCAGCCGCCGACGACCGTGGTTTTAAGGAGTTGCTGAACCCCAACTCGCTGGAAGTTGTCCGGGCGTTTGTTGAACCCGCACTGGTAGAGGCCACCCGCAGCGGTTCGCTCACGAACGTGCAGTTCATGCGCAAAGGCTACTTCGTGCTGGACGTTGATTCAACAACTAACCGACCCGTGTTCAACCGCACCGTCACGCTCAAAGACGGCTGGGCGAAGGAGCAGAAGAAGGGGTAA